From one Ursus arctos isolate Adak ecotype North America unplaced genomic scaffold, UrsArc2.0 scaffold_1, whole genome shotgun sequence genomic stretch:
- the RTP5 gene encoding receptor-transporting protein 5, with protein MDGVDVWASTLAQLMAKRKPQDTWELVPEENLASGHMEGGGFQYRLRGLSRLQCGRCQWGWSSAHVHILFHTCLDEDSRLGLVKMRLWGQRCRLCPPDAQGECQVSLLNVRLFLNKLVLFIMQKCYGETLNSDQCPEICFGERCEACDLGVCFFQKPPDPAWGPEVKSPATIKGRYTLYGGGDLATPAAGKQLLTLGSGPVVDRARGYTPNSITIPLSVSDFIRNPISESSDFFGQDDDIVTVPFSLAGVRRDKGLAAGAQGRVGPGPGSLPTADPSGALIIAKGSIYLPASSAATPKGRGVPVNIKCPILHGRGLVISSIKPFELKGFIFKGRGSLSSPTNAGKGSDGSTAGSGPRPVSYIIGLTDDGEGSITFPSSLANVIRDDSFPYVDGSVTFPFIFTDEDKGKKPPAHASQGEEKEGGGDGPAPAGREPLPGTRTRRPVTISEGSITIPFSVFNIIKYKGLGSIASGRRSSGPAPHGHDKKRRQPRARLRRSGSESGWEEDLCWDDGWCAPRFDPYEEVWIWVSVTVCILWIAYLYKSSP; from the exons ATGGACGGGGTGGACGTGTGGGCCAGCACCCTGGCCCAGCTGATGGCCAAGAGGAAACCCCAGGACACCTGGGAGCTGGTCCCCGAGGAGAACCTGGCCTCCGGGCACATGGAGGGCGGCGGTTTTCAGTACCGACTGAGGGGGCTTTCCAG gctccagTGCGGTCGCTGCCAGTGGGGCTGGTCCTCGGCCCACGTGCACATCCTCTTCCACACGTGTCTGGATGAGGACAGCCGCCTGGGGCTGGTGAAGATGCGCCTCTGGGGCCAGCGGTGCCGGCTGTGCCCGCCGGACGCCCAGGGAGAGTGCCAGGTGAGTCTGCTGAACGTCCGGCTCTTCCTCAACAAGCTGGTCCTGTTCATCATGCAGAAGTGCTATGGGGAGACCCTCAACTCAGACCAGTGCCCTGAGATCTGCTTTGGCGAGCGCTGTGAGGCCTGTGACCTGGGCGTTTGCTTCTTCCAGAAGCCCCCAGACCCGGCCTGGGGGCCCGAGGTCAAGAGCCCCGCCACCATCAAGGGCAGGTACACCTTGTACGGAGGTGGCGACCTGGCCACCCCCGCCGCCGGCAAGCAGCTGCTCACCCTTGGCAGCGGGCCCGTGGTCGACCGCGCCAGGGGCTACACCCCCAACTCCATCACCATCCCCCTGTCCGTGTCCGACTTCATCAGGAACCCGATTTCCGAGAGCAGCGACTTCTTCGGCCAGGACGACGACATCGTCACCGTCCCCTTCTCCCTCGCGGGTGTGCGTAGGGACAAGGGGCTCGCCGCTGGTGCCCAGGGCCGTGTCGGCCCGGGGCCCGGCTCCCTCCCAACGGCTGACCCCAGCGGGGCGCTCATCATCGCCAAGGGCTCCATCTACTTGCCCGCCAGTTCCGCAGCCACGCCCAAGGGCCGCGGCGTTCCGGTGAACATCAAGTGCCCCATCCTCCACGGCAGAGGCCTCGTCATCAGCAGCATCAAGCCCTTCGAGCTGAAGGGCTTCATCTTCAAAGGCCGAGgctccctctccagccccaccAACGCGGGGAAGGGCTCTGACGGCAGCACCGCTGGGAGCGGCCCGCGGCCGGTGTCCTACATCATTGGCCTCACGGATGATGGAGAGGGCTCCATCACCTTCCCCTCGTCTCTGGCGAACGTCATCAGAGATGACTCCTTCCCCTACGTCGACGGCTCCGTCACCTTCCCCTTCATCTTTACCGATGAAGACAAAGGCAAGAAGCCTCCCGCCCACGCCAGCCAAGGCGAAGAGAAGGAGGGCGGCGGGGACGGCCCTGCCCCAGCTGGCCGTgagccccttccagggacccgcACCCGGAGACCCGTCACCATCAGCGAGGGCTCCATCACCATCCCCTTCTCCGTCTTCAACATCATAAAATACAAGGGCCTCGGCTCCATTGCCAGTGGCCGCCGGAGCAGCGGCCCGGCCCCGCATGGCCATGACAAGAAGAGGAGGCAGCCGAGGGCCAGGCTCCGCAGGTCGGGCTCCGAGTCCGGCTGGGAGGAGGACTTGTGCTGGGACGACGGCTGGTGCGCGCCGCGTTTCGACCCCTACGAAGAAGTGTGGATCTGGGTCTCCGTGACGGTCTGCATCCTCTGGATCGCGTACCTGTACAAGTCCAGCCCCTGA